GCCGCCCCGCCCGGCACCAACCCGACCATCGCCGACCTGGTGCGCCAGCAGCAGGAGTCCACCCGCATCGTCGGCACCCCCGAGCAGATCGCCGACGCGCTCGAGGAATGGCAGGACGCCGGCGTCGACGGGCTCAACATCCGCTACATCACCACGCCGGGAAGCTTCGAGGACTTCATCGACCACGTCGTGCCCGAGTTGCGGTCGCGCGGTCTGGCGCAGAGCGAGTACGCGCCCGGCACCCTGCGCGAGAAACTCTTCGGCGACGGCCCCTACCTGCCCGACCGGCACCCGGCACGGCACTGGCGCGGCCGGTTCAGCACACCGGATGTGGCCGTCCGAGCGGTCTCACAGCCGGGCTGAGCCGGTCGTACGGGAGAATCGGGGTCAGCATGACCGACTCCGACGATTCCCCCGCCGCCGGCCGCACCCGGCACATCATCCGGCTCACGCTGTTCGCGGCGTTGCTGATCGGGCTGTTCTACTTGGTGGCCGTCGCGCGCGTGATCAACATCGGTGACATCCGCGGCGCGGTGGCCGCCACCGGAGCGGTCGCTCCCCTGGTCTACGTCGTGGTGTCGGCGTGCCTGGGTGCGCTGTTCGTTCCCGGCCCCCTCCTGGCCGGCACCAGCGGCATCCTGTTCGGCCCGGTGCTCGGCACGTTCGTCACGCTGGGCGCCACCGTCGGCACCGCCACCGTCGCGAGCCTCATCGGTCGACGCGCCGGCCGCGAGAGCGCCCGCGGGGTGCTCGGCACCGAGCGCGCCGACCGGCTGGATCGCCAGATCGAACGCGGCGGGTTGTGGGCCGTCGTCGGGCAGCGGTTCGTCCCCGGCATCTCCGACGCGCTCGCCTCGTACGCCTTCGGCGCGTTCGGAGTTCCGTTGTGGCAGATGGTCATCGGCTCGTTCATCGGATCGGCGCCGCGCGCGTTCGTCTACACCGCGCTGGGCGCGTCGATCAGTGACCTCTCGGCACCGCTGGCCTACACCGCGATCGCGGTGTGGTGCGTCACCGCGATCATCGGTGCGTTCGCCGCGCACCGTGGGTACCGGTCCTGGCGCACCCGGCACCGGGACCCGGCCGATCGCGACGACCCGGAGCAGGCCCCGAAGACCGCGTGACTAACGGCCGAAACCGGCGTTGCGCAGCGCCTCGGCCATCGACCCCATCGGCTGGTCGCGGCGACCGGAGTTGCGGCCACGGTTGTTGCCGCCGTTCTTGCCACCATTGTTGCCACCGTTGTTGCGCCGGTCCCCGCCGCGGTTCTGATTGCCGCCGCGGTTCTGGCCGCCGTCGCGACGGTCGCCGCGCTTGCCCTTCTCGGGTTCGTCGTTGAGGCGCAGGCTCAGCCCGATGCGCTGGCGCTCCACGTCGACCTCGACCACCCGGACCTTGACCACCTGACCCGACTTGACCACCTCATGCGGATCGGAGACGAAACGGTCGGCCATCGCCGAGACGTGCACCAGACCGTCCTGGTGCACACCCACGTCGACGAACGCGCCGAACGCCGCCACGTTGGTCACGACGCCTTCGAGGATCATGCCCGGCTTGAGGTCGGCCACCTTCTCGACACCGGCGGCGAAGTTGGCGGTGGAGAACGCCGGACGCGGGTCGCGACCCGGCTTCTCCAACTCGGCGATGATGTCGGTGACCGTCGGGAGCCCGAACCGGTCGTCGGCGAACTCGGCCGGCTTGAGGTTGCGCAGCGTGCGGGTGTCCCCGATCAACTCGGCAAGCGTGACGCTGGCGCGGTCCAGGATGCGGCGCACCACCGGGTAGGACTCGGGGTGCACCCCGGACGCGTCGAGCGGGTCCTCGCCGTCACGGATGCGCAGGAAGCCCGCGCACTGCTCGAAAGCCTTGGGGCCCAAGCGCGGAACGTTCAGCAGCGCCTTGCGGTTGCGGAACGGCCCGGTGCTCTCGCGGTGCGCGACGATGGCCTCGGCCAGTGATTCGGTGACACCCGAAACCCGGGCGAGCAGCGGCACCGACGCGGTGTTGAGGTCCACGCCGACGGCGTTCACGGCGTCCTCGACGACCGCGTCGAGGCTGCGCGCCAGCGAGCCCGGGGTGACATCGTGCTGGTACTGGCCGACCCCGATGGACTTCGGGTCGATCTTCACCAGCTCGGCCAGCGGATCCTGCAGACGGCGCGCGATCGACACCGCGCCGCGCACGGTCACGTCGAGATCGGGCAGTTCCCGCGCGGCGTAGGCCGAGGCCGAATACACCGAGGCGCCCGCCTCGCTGACCATCGCCTTGATCGGCGGATTGGCCCCGGACTTGCGGATGTCGGAGATGAGTTCGGCGGCCAGCGCGTCGGTTTCGCGTGACGCGGTGCCATTGCCGATCGCGACGAGTTCGACGCCGTGGCGGGCGATCAACGCGCCGAGCGTGGCCTTGGCCTGATCCCACTGCTTCTGCGGCTGATGCGGGTAGATCGCGCAGGTTTCCAGCACCTTGCCGGTGCCGTCGACGACGGCGACCTTGACACCGGTGCGGTAGCCCGGATCCAGGCCGAGGGTGGTGCGGGTGCCGGCCGGTGCGGCCAGCAGCAGATCCTTGAGGTTGCGGGCGAACACCGCGACGGCGTCCTCCTCGGCGCGCTGCCGCAGCCGGATCCGCGCGTCGACCGACGCCGAGATCATCAGCTTGGCGCGCCACGCCAGCCGTACGGTGGTGGACAGCCACGGCGTCGCGGGCGTCGACGAGGTCATGTCGATGCCGAGGGCCTGCGCGATCATTGCCTGGTACGCCTCGTCCTCGCCGCCGTCGAAGGTCAGCGACAGGGCCTGCTCCTTCTCGCCGCGCAGCACCGCGAGCACGCGGTGCGACGGCATCTGCTCCAACGGCTCGGAGAACTCGAAGTAGTCGCGGAACTTCTGCGCCGCAGGGCTTTTCGCGGCCTCTTCGGAGAACGGCGCGGTGCGCAGTGAACCGTCGGACCAGAACTTCTCACGCGTGGCGCCGACCAGCTCGGCGTCCTCGGACGCCCGCTCGATGATGATGTGGCGCGCGCCGTCGAGCGCGGCGGCGGCGTCGGCGACGTTCTCGTTGAGGAACTCACCGGCCACCTCCTCGGGCACCAGCGTCGGATCGGCCAGCAACCGATCGGCCAGCGGCTCCAGTCCGGCTTCCCTGGCGATCTGCGCCTTGGTGCGACGCTTGGGCTTGTACGGCAGGTAAATATCTTCGACCCTCGACTTCGTCTCCGCGGCGATCAGGGCGGCGCGCAGCTCGTCGGTGAGCTTGCCCTGCTCCTCGATCGAGGCCAGCACGGCCTCGCGGCGCGCGTCGAGCTCCCGCAGATAGGTCAGGCGCTCCTCCAGGGTGCGCAGCTGGCCGTCGTCGAGGCTTCCGGTGACCTCCTTGCGGTAGCGCGCGATGAACGGCACGGTCGAACCCTCGTCGAGCAGCTGGATGGCCGCGGCGACCTGGCGTTCACCGACGGACAGCTCCTCGGCCAACCGGGCGGTGATCGATCGGACCTCGCGCACGCGAGGAGCAGATCCGGACGGTGGCACGCGAGGAGCAGATTCGGAGGTAGGCACGCTCTGAGTCACGTCGCAGGACCCTACCGAATCCCGCTGACAACGCCGCGTCACGCCGACTGTGTGTCCGTCACCGGGGCGGTCACACCGCCAGGGCCTGCGGTGAGAGTTCCTTGAGCATGGCGTTCGCCCAGCGCATCTGCCGTAGCGACTGCGGATGGCACTGCTGGGTCAGGGCCAGCAGATCGTGGTCCTTGGTGGCCTGGGCGCCCTGTGCGAGCAGTTCCCAGTCCAGCGACACACCCGCGGCGATGCGGTGCACGCGGCGCAGATCGGCCAGCAGCAGCAGGGCCGGTTCCGGCCTTGTGCGCAGCGCGTCGCTGAGCTTCTCCTGCAGCCACCGCCTGGCGTGGATGCGGCGCGGGCCGGCGGGCAGCCGCACCCGGTACCGCCGCCCGTGCCGGGCCAGCAGCTCGACGTGCTCGTCGCACCAGCCGGCCAGGTCGCCGGCGATGTGGCAGATGTCCTGGTCGCTGTGGTGGCGGGCGGCGATCGCCCGCAGCGCGTGCGCGAGGTGGCGCTCGCTGCGGTGCAACTGGATGATCGGCAACGCGAGCTTGCTCATCTTTGCCTCCTGGTCAGAGTTGTTCGTCGGCGAGCGCATCGGGTGCGGCGGGTACCGGGCCGCGGTCGGTGCCCGCGCCGAGGCGACGCACCGACGCGGCCGCGGTCTTGAAGATCGGTTGTTTGGACACCGGGTCCCAGTCGGTGAGCGTCAGCTCGTTGGCCGCGCGGTGATGGCCGCCTGCCCCGCCGTCCCAGTACCCGTAGTGGAAGGGCAGGAACACCACGCCGCGGCGCGCGTCGGTGAGGCGCGCGGTGGCCGTCACGCAGCCACGCACCGTGCGGATCTCAACCCGGTCCCCCTCGACGATGCCCGCGCGACGCGCATCGGCGCGCGCCATCTCCACCCAGACCTCGGGCGCGGCGGCTTGCAGTTGCGGGGTGCGGCCCGTCTTGGTGCGGGTGTGGAAGTGGTACACCGTGCGGCCGGTGATCAACACGTACGGATACTCGGCCGACGGACGTTCGTGCGGCGGCACGTACTCGGCGGCCTTGATGATGGCCTTGCCGAACGGGTTCATGGCCCGGTACTCGGTGGGTTCCAGCGGCGCGCCGGTGATCAGGTCCTTGCCGTACGCCTCGCAGTAGTCGGGTGCGGCGAAGAACTTCCCGTCGGCGTAGAGACGCTCGGCGCCGTCGGGATGCTCGGCGTTGCAGGGCCATTGGATTCCGCTCGCGCCCCGCAACTTCTGGTACGTCAGCCGGGTGTAGTCGCACGGGCGCCCGGCGCTGCAGCGTTTCCACGCCTCGAACGCCTCCTCGGGTGTGTTCCACGTCGGCAGCGGTGCGCCGTCCTTGTCGCGGAAGTCCATTCGGCGGGCGTAGTCGAGGAAGATGTCAAGGTCGGACCGGGCCTGCCCGGGCGGGTCGATCGCCTTGTCCGAAATGTGCACCGTGCGATCGGCATTCGTGAACGTCCCGGTCTTCTCGGCCCACGCCGCGGCGGGCAGCACCACATCGGCCAGCTGCGCGGTCTCGGTGAGAAACAGGTCCTGCACCACCAGGAACAGCCGATCCTGCGCGAGGATCCGGCGGATGCGGGCCAGCTCGGGCAACGACACCGCGGGGTTGGTCGCGCTCACCCACAGCATCCGCAGTGACCCCTCTTCGGCGTAGCGCAACATCTGCATGGCATGGGTGGGCGGGGCGTAGTGCGGGATCGCCGTGACGTCCAGGTTCCACAGCGTCGCGAGTTCCTCGATGTGAGAATCGTTGGCCCAGTTGCGGAATCCGGCGAGGTCGCCGTCGGCGCCGCACTCGCGGGTGTTCTCGGCCGTGGGTTGGCCGTTCATCTGCAGCAGGCCGCAGCCGGGCCTGCCGAGCATGCCCCGCACCAGGTGGATGTTGTTCACCTGCACCGCGGCCGCGGTGGCCTGATGCGATTGGTAGAACCCCTGCAGCACGGTCGACATCAGCCGCTCGGCCGTGCCGATCAGTTCGCCGGCCCACCGCACGTCGTTGGCATCGACGCCACAGATCTCGGCGACGCGCTCCGGCGGGAACTCGGCGACGCGCTTGCGGAGCTCGTGAAAGCCGACCGTGTGCGCCTCGATGTAGTCGTGGTCCACCCAGTCGTGGTCGAGGATTTCGTGCAGAAGGCCGTTCATCAGGGCCACGTTGGTGCCCGGCAGCGGCGCGAGATGCACGGTGGCGTGCTCGGCCACCGGGGTGGACCGCGGGTCCACGCACACGATCGCCGGCGGGTTCGGCCCGGCGAGGCGGTCCAGCATGCGCATCCACAACACCGTCTGGGTCTCGGCGACGTTGTGGCCGTAGAGCGCGATGACGTCGGCGTGGTCGACGTCGGTGTAGGAGCCGGGTTGGCCGTCGCAGCCGAACGATTCCTTGAGCGCCTCGGCCGCCGTCGCGGTGCACAGCCGGGTGTTGCCGTCGACGTGGTTGGTGCCGATCGCGCCGTGCGCGATCACGCACTGCGTGTAGTACTCCTCGAGGAACAGCTGCCCGGAGGTGTAGAAGCCGATCGAGTTGGGGCCGCGCTCGTCGAGCAACTGCCTGCTGCGGGTGACGATGCGGTTCATCGCGGTGTCCCAGTCGGATTCGACCAGGGTTCCGTTGTCTCGCACGAGCGGTGTGCGGAGTCGGTCTTTCGAGTGGTTCGCCTGCCAGCCGTACAGATCCTTGGGGTCGAGACGGCCGTGGTTGATCCGGTCGCCGGGCCGGCCGCGCACGCCCACGATGCGGCCGTCCTTGACCGCGATGTCGAGTCCGTCGCCGTTGGAGTGCAGCACCGCGGCCGACTGCACCCAGGTGTCGACGTCGTCGGCGGTGACCCCACGTGTGAGGTACTGATCGACGCGCTGCGGCCACGGCTCGCCCGGCGCGTACGGCGTCCTGGAACCCCACGGATCCGAGATCCGGTCTGTGCGAGCCATGATCGTGCTCCTGCCCTGTCGCGTGTGCCACGCTTTCACGGGCCTACCCGGGCGATGACCACCTGAAACGGGTGCACAGCAACACCGAAGGATCGCTCGCGAAAAGAAAAACGCCGGCACTTGGCCGGCGCATGCGGTGAACCGCGAATATTTGTGGTGGTCCCGGCTGGGTTCGAACCAGCGACCTTCCGCGTGTGAGGCGGACGCTCTCCCACTGAGCTACGAGACCATTGGGAACGAGGAGGAAGACTAGCACGCCTGCCCCGCAGAACCGGAATCGCCTGCCCAGCGGCTTTCGATTGCCGGCGCGTGGGACTCGGACCGACCGGCGTCGCGCGGAGGTTTGACTGCGGGCGGCTGGGGTAACCAGTGGGACAGGTGTGACGCCTGTGGGCAAGGTCACACCCTCGGCGCGTGCCCACGCTCGATGCCGAAACCCGCCGATTCACCTCGACGGACGCGCCCCCGACCTGCCACGAAACATCGTTTTTGACCGCCCGTTCCCCGTTCGTAATGCGGATTTGTGCCTTTGAGCATCCGTCGACTAATGTTCTGCATCGCGACGGGCGACGATCTCGCTCGTGGCGCGCGGATGTAGCGCAGTTGGTAGCGCATCACCTTGCCAAGGTGAGGGTCGCGGGTTCGAATCCCGTCATCCGCTCGAAGGTGCGAAAGGCATCAACCCCCGCGGTGGAGTGGCCGAGTGGTGAGGCAACGGCCTGCAAAGCCGTGCACACGGGTTCGATTCCCGTCTCCACCTCCAACAGTTCGACCAGCGCGATTAGCTCAGCGGGAGAGCGCTTCCCTGACACGGAAGAGGTCACTGGTTCAATCCCAGTATCGCGCACCAGCATTACCGCAGGTCAACGGCTATTTCTGAATCAAGATCGGACGCTCGGGACCTAAACGGGACCTTACCGCAACTGCAGATTAGGTCCGGCCCGCCTCCGCTGCTGCAAACCGCCCGGCACGTTTGCGCGAATCCCCGCATCTGCCTACATTGACCCCGACGGCTCCCTCATCATGCGGGACAACGAGCAGACGGCGGCCTGGACCCCCGAGATCCACGAACCGTTTCCGACGCTGATCGGAGATGAGGGCGGCCTCTCGTGAGACCCGTCGTCCGGGGTCGGTGCCGGCTGGGCATGCACCCGTAATGTTCGCGCGGTGGCTGGGTGCGCGGGCAGCGGGCCAAGGCTGTGCTCGGCGCCGGCGTCACGGATGGGAGGCTGAACCTTCCGCGATCCGATAACGCGGTACCAACGCGGCGACGGTGTCTGCTAACCCCGCCGGGTAGTTGCGGACCCGCCTGGGGTCGGGCCGTGGTCCGACCGACTGTGCCTCGAACAGTGACACTGCACATTCGGTCATGCGGATGGCGTTCCCGAACGCGTCCAGCGTGACCTCCAACAGACCCGAGTCGTCCAATTCATCACCAGACACGCCGAACAGGTAGTCAGTCAGCCACTTGAACCCGTGCACAGATCCCGAGCCGAGCGAATAGAAGCTCTTGGCCCTGCGCGGGTGAATCACCTTGTCTAGTTCGGGGTCCGGTGTCCGCGGTAGGTGCTCGTCCATCCAGTCTTCCGCTCGTTCGACCAGTTCCAGTGGCCCAGGCGGCCCGATGAGAGCCTCCGCGGGCAGTGCGGCTATCTGCGCGTAGCGCGCGGCGGTGCGCTTGCGGTGCTGCTCGAACTTGGCCCGCTGAGCTTCGGCGAGCGGGTCGGTGCGCGCCGCCAGGGCCTCGGCCTCAAGCTTTTCGAATTGCTCTTGTCGTCCGCGTTCGCCCTTGATGAACCCGTAGCAACGCCGAATCCGTTCCTCCGTGTCCGTCTCGGTTATCAGCCATATGGTCTTGGCCGAGGACTCCATCGCGATGCGGCACAGCGCCGCTACGGCCGAGGAGCGAATTTGACCCTTCGTCAGCGCGAGCGCGATCACCTCGGCGGCCGCTACGAGGTGCTCGCTTGCGTTCATAGTTGGGTAGAGCGCAGTCGAACTGATCAAGTTCGGCTCGTTCTCTAGCGTTACCGCCGCATTGTCGCGAGCGAACCGGCTTTCTGGGTGCGTCGGGTTAGGCCTTAACCCCCACGCCATGAATGCGTGGGCCTGCTTCGCCCGTTCGCCCACGAATGCGATGTACATGGCCCGCTTCACCCGTGGCGCGTCACCTGGATACGCGCGCTGCAGAGCCTCCCAATCGGTTCCGGAGAAGTCAGGCCGCTGCGCGGGATCACCGGGTGCGGCCGGCGGCGGCATTCTGATTCCGAACGCCTCTGGGCCGAGTTCGCGATTGCTACTCTCTGCGCGACGTTGCCGCTCTCGGTCTTGGGCACGTTGCTTTCGCGCCTTCCGGTCCCCGTGCTTCCCCATCGGCCCGTCCTCTCCCGTTCGATGGCCGGGCGCCACGTTAACCGCGAGCACCGACAGGCCGACAGCTATCACCGTTCGAACCTTCCTAAGGGCCGTGGCAGATGGCGTTCCCCGGCCGGTCGCGATCCTGCGGCTTGACTTCGGTACATCTCGGATCGGGACCGCCGGGCGGGGCGAAGCTTCTGGCGCCTCTACGCGCGACGGCAAGCGACCTCAGTGCGTCGATGGTCTTTCGTGCTCTTGCACCACTGGGCGTCGTCTGAAATTGATCACTGCCAGATCGGTTGGACTAGCAGGGTGACTGCCAACGTCACTGCGCTGCCGCCTACGAAGTACAGCGCGCCAACAAGTATCGACTTTCTGTTTGCCCGCTTTCCTTCCGCGGCGACTTCAGTACGGATCTCGCTGCGTAGAACTTCGGCGATCGCGTCCTTCTGCGGCTGGGTAAGTGTCGCTTGCCATGAGGATGGGACCAGTGTGACCTGATTTTTGCCAGGGTGATGGGACCACCTGGATTGCCAGTTATGGGACCACCGGCGCGTCGCGTCGGTGGTCTTTTCATCTGTCCGTTCGATCGCCGTGACGGCTCAAAGTCACGGAGGTCGCCGGCATGGCTTTTCGGGAGGTCAGTGTGAACGAGATCAGGGAAGTGCTGCGGGTGTGGCTGGGGGTGGCGGGACTCCCGGCGCCGGGGTACCGCACCATTGCCGCGCATTGCGGCTTGGACCGCAAGACGGTGCGCCGCTATGTCGAGGCCGCCCAGGCGGCGGGTTTGCGTCGTGACGACGACGTCAGCG
This region of Mycolicibacterium goodii genomic DNA includes:
- a CDS encoding molybdopterin oxidoreductase family protein — protein: MARTDRISDPWGSRTPYAPGEPWPQRVDQYLTRGVTADDVDTWVQSAAVLHSNGDGLDIAVKDGRIVGVRGRPGDRINHGRLDPKDLYGWQANHSKDRLRTPLVRDNGTLVESDWDTAMNRIVTRSRQLLDERGPNSIGFYTSGQLFLEEYYTQCVIAHGAIGTNHVDGNTRLCTATAAEALKESFGCDGQPGSYTDVDHADVIALYGHNVAETQTVLWMRMLDRLAGPNPPAIVCVDPRSTPVAEHATVHLAPLPGTNVALMNGLLHEILDHDWVDHDYIEAHTVGFHELRKRVAEFPPERVAEICGVDANDVRWAGELIGTAERLMSTVLQGFYQSHQATAAAVQVNNIHLVRGMLGRPGCGLLQMNGQPTAENTRECGADGDLAGFRNWANDSHIEELATLWNLDVTAIPHYAPPTHAMQMLRYAEEGSLRMLWVSATNPAVSLPELARIRRILAQDRLFLVVQDLFLTETAQLADVVLPAAAWAEKTGTFTNADRTVHISDKAIDPPGQARSDLDIFLDYARRMDFRDKDGAPLPTWNTPEEAFEAWKRCSAGRPCDYTRLTYQKLRGASGIQWPCNAEHPDGAERLYADGKFFAAPDYCEAYGKDLITGAPLEPTEYRAMNPFGKAIIKAAEYVPPHERPSAEYPYVLITGRTVYHFHTRTKTGRTPQLQAAAPEVWVEMARADARRAGIVEGDRVEIRTVRGCVTATARLTDARRGVVFLPFHYGYWDGGAGGHHRAANELTLTDWDPVSKQPIFKTAAASVRRLGAGTDRGPVPAAPDALADEQL
- a CDS encoding Tex family protein gives rise to the protein MPPSGSAPRVREVRSITARLAEELSVGERQVAAAIQLLDEGSTVPFIARYRKEVTGSLDDGQLRTLEERLTYLRELDARREAVLASIEEQGKLTDELRAALIAAETKSRVEDIYLPYKPKRRTKAQIAREAGLEPLADRLLADPTLVPEEVAGEFLNENVADAAAALDGARHIIIERASEDAELVGATREKFWSDGSLRTAPFSEEAAKSPAAQKFRDYFEFSEPLEQMPSHRVLAVLRGEKEQALSLTFDGGEDEAYQAMIAQALGIDMTSSTPATPWLSTTVRLAWRAKLMISASVDARIRLRQRAEEDAVAVFARNLKDLLLAAPAGTRTTLGLDPGYRTGVKVAVVDGTGKVLETCAIYPHQPQKQWDQAKATLGALIARHGVELVAIGNGTASRETDALAAELISDIRKSGANPPIKAMVSEAGASVYSASAYAARELPDLDVTVRGAVSIARRLQDPLAELVKIDPKSIGVGQYQHDVTPGSLARSLDAVVEDAVNAVGVDLNTASVPLLARVSGVTESLAEAIVAHRESTGPFRNRKALLNVPRLGPKAFEQCAGFLRIRDGEDPLDASGVHPESYPVVRRILDRASVTLAELIGDTRTLRNLKPAEFADDRFGLPTVTDIIAELEKPGRDPRPAFSTANFAAGVEKVADLKPGMILEGVVTNVAAFGAFVDVGVHQDGLVHVSAMADRFVSDPHEVVKSGQVVKVRVVEVDVERQRIGLSLRLNDEPEKGKRGDRRDGGQNRGGNQNRGGDRRNNGGNNGGKNGGNNRGRNSGRRDQPMGSMAEALRNAGFGR
- a CDS encoding TVP38/TMEM64 family protein, with protein sequence MTDSDDSPAAGRTRHIIRLTLFAALLIGLFYLVAVARVINIGDIRGAVAATGAVAPLVYVVVSACLGALFVPGPLLAGTSGILFGPVLGTFVTLGATVGTATVASLIGRRAGRESARGVLGTERADRLDRQIERGGLWAVVGQRFVPGISDALASYAFGAFGVPLWQMVIGSFIGSAPRAFVYTALGASISDLSAPLAYTAIAVWCVTAIIGAFAAHRGYRSWRTRHRDPADRDDPEQAPKTA